AAGCAGATCGATGATGGTTTGTATGCCATTGTGAGTGGTTAAATATTCTTTAACCACCGACCCGTTTAAAGAAAATGGCCGGCTATGCAGCCAAAGCCGGAATCCTTCTTTGCCAAAAAAGTCATTGCCGGCATCAATAAGTGCTGACAATAGCAGGATCCGCTCTATTTGCAACCCGTTGAAACCGCTACCCTCTTTTGCATACCGGTGCAAGGATCGCTCGCTGATATAAAGAAGATCAGCCCATTCGTTTAAAGTGAACGGTCCCTTATCTGCAATCTTTTTAAAATGTGCGTAGGTAAAATCCTTAATTGCCGGCTCCACGGGCTCCTTTTTTACCGGCCGGTGACGCACCTGGTACACCGCTTCGAAATCAGACACCACCGAAAGGGGCGGATCCTCAATGAGTGAATATTTTTTTACGACTTTTTTCATATTTCGACTTTTGTCACAAATATACGTGCTTTTTGTCGGTTTTCAATGCCTGCTTTTACCGTTCGTCTGGTGTGGTCTTGGACCATACCTCGTAGATCGGATCGCCCTTGGAACTCAATCCTGTATGGATCCAGTGCCCTTCTTCCAGATGATCTTTAAACTGCAGGGTCATTCCAACCCGGGAACTGTCCCTCGAAAAAAAAGTAATGGTCTCCGTGTAGACCCCGTTTCTGAAGGCATAGGTTCCTCCCCCGGTGCCGGAAAACTCGCCGGTTTCTGTATTGATAGCCGCCCACTGAAACCGGTCGTCCGTAAGAAGCTTCAGGGTACGTCTTGGCGCCAGCTGAATTGCCCGGAGGTCGTTTCCTTCCTTCCGCTTTGTGATCCGCCAAACACCGGCCATCGCACTGCCCGCTTTACCTGCCGGCATCCATTTACCAAGCTCCCCTGACAAATCACTTTCTATATAACCATTTTTTGCATTCCATACAAAAGTACCGGTGGAACCCGTCTTACTCTTGTCGTCTGAATGAAACCGGTAATGCAACCGTAATACGCCCTGCTCCACATGCTGAAACCCACCAAATGTTTTAAAAAATTTTTTGCCGCTGGCATCATAATGAGTAACCATGCAATACTGGTCTGCAGCCATGAATATCCACGATTCATTACCTTTCGTATACTTCCAGCTTCCGGTAACCGAGGTTTTTACTGCCGGCTGCGAAAAACCGGTAAACAGGATCAGGCAAAACAGGTTCAATAGACGGAGCTTACAA
The sequence above is a segment of the Niabella agricola genome. Coding sequences within it:
- a CDS encoding antitoxin Xre-like helix-turn-helix domain-containing protein encodes the protein MKKVVKKYSLIEDPPLSVVSDFEAVYQVRHRPVKKEPVEPAIKDFTYAHFKKIADKGPFTLNEWADLLYISERSLHRYAKEGSGFNGLQIERILLLSALIDAGNDFFGKEGFRLWLHSRPFSLNGSVVKEYLTTHNGIQTIIDLLHRMEQGISA